The sequence below is a genomic window from Myxocyprinus asiaticus isolate MX2 ecotype Aquarium Trade chromosome 9, UBuf_Myxa_2, whole genome shotgun sequence.
ccacctgactaatattgtgaagctccccctcatgctgccaaaacagcgccaacccgcatctcagagtagcattctgagatgctattcttctcactacaattgtacagagcggttatctgaattactgtagactttgtcagttcgaaccagtctggccattctctgttgacctctctcatcaacaaggcatttccgtccacagaactgccgctcactgatgtttttttgtatttggcaccattctgaataaactctagagactgttgtgtgtgaaaatcacaggagatcagcagttacagaaatactcaaaccagcccgtctggcaccaacaatcatccttgcgattatataatcagccaatcgtgtggcagcagtggagtgtataatatcatgcagatatgggtcaggtgcttcagttgatgtttacatcaaccaccagaatagggaaaaaaaattatttcagtgatttggaccgtggcatgattgttggtgccagacgggctggtttgaatatttctgtaactgctgatctcctgggattttcacacacaacagtctctagaatttactctgaatggagccaaaaacaaaaaacatccaataagtggcagttctgtggatggaaatgccttgttgatgagagaggtcaacagagaatggccagactggttcgaactgacaaagtctacggtaactcagataaccgctctgaacaattgtggtgagaagaatagctgttttggcagcacaatattaggcaggtggttttaacgttgtggctgatcggtgtacactaccggtcaaaagttttgaaacacttgactgaaatgtttctcatgatcttaaaaatcttttgatctgaaggtatatgcttaaatgtttgaaattagttttgtagacaaaaatataattgtgccaccatattaatttatttcattataaactaaagtttaataaaaataaaaaaaaaggttttgaaattgattactttgaccaaataataaagaaaagcagccaataagtgcccaacatagatgagaactccttcaatactgtttaaaaagcataccagggtgatacctcaagaagttggttaagaaaatgtcaagagtacatgtctgcaaattctaggcaaaggctggctactttgaagatgctaaaatacataattcccatagttccatttatgttattccatagttttgatgactttactattattctaaaatatgaaaaataattataataaagaatgagtaagtgtttcaaaacttttgaccggtagtgtgtgtgtgtgtgtgtgtgtgtgtgtgtatatattatatatatatatatatatatatatatatatatatatatatatatatatatatttctttctgacacacaaaatatgtttgttttttcaatgaGGCCAGTGAAAATATTGGCAAAGGACAAATCTTCTGGCCTGAGCAGACCACAGAAAAGTCCTTATTGTTGATCCCAGTATTACCTTAAAAAGCTTGAGCTaccatatttttttgcattagaaAAGTATGAAGGACAGACACTGAAAAGGTGTTCTACCTCAGTTTGAGTGGAGGATCTAGCGACAGAACCTCTTGCATGATGAGAGAGAGGAACTCCTCGGGATCTGCACACAATCATGAAAAATACTgcataaaagcttttttttatttattattaatttagtgTTGGGTGGAGCAATTATTTCAAACGACCAAGAGATCTTTCATAGATAATGAGATGTAAACACTTTGTAGGAACAGCTGTGTAATGTTTTGGATCTGTGTTTTGATGCAGACATAAATAGAGGAAAActttatcttaaaggaatagttcacccaaaaattataattctctctacatttactcacccttataccatctcAAACTcaaatggctttctttcttctgtggaacacaaacaaataaattttGATAAAGATATGATGTGAAAATAACACCAAACatttctccatcaaaatatcttcacttgtgctctgcaaaagaaagtcatacatttgagacagcataagggtgagtaaatgataagagaaacaTAATTTTTTAGTGAACAATTCATTTTCTGTTTAAAACCTGACATAATTAAACAAGCTGAATACCATTATGACATCAAGACAACAGCGTACCCTTCTCATCTGTGGTGTAAGTGGGGCAGTGGCCTCGTTTTTGCAGTAGCTGCCGAAGCTTCATCACACTCCTCTCTGGTACAAAACCTTCTCTGTAAAATGAGGAAAAATATTCttacaaatatatacaaaaattttGCATTATCCAAACAGCTGACTGTGAAAACACATATATTTTATATGCTATGTGGGTGACTGAAACTGCTTTCAAAATTTAATTTTACAAAGGAAAGTACtcctgtacttaaagggatagtgtaatcaaaaatgaaaattctgttatcaattACTCATActtatgttgtcccaaaccccAGCCACTTTCTTTGCATtcttttttgtccatacaatgaaactgaattgtaaccaaggctgtcattctgtctactgtaacatctcctgttgtgctCTATGGAATGAAATTTCATGAAGTAAATTCacatttttggaacaacatgagagtgagtacatgatgacagaattttcatttttgggagaactatccctttaagccataaGCTGACCTGCGGAGAGGGTTGACGATGTCCTTCAGAAGAGTGCTTTGAATAGGGTGGTCTGCACGTTGTATGGACTTAAAAAGCAGAGAATCCAGGACTGATGAACAGGAAAACAAACtgaaagatatatattttttttattgagaaattaatatatttaaagatATTTCAATTTTGGTTAATTTGTTTACTTCTATTTACTTAATGCTTCTATTTTGGCAATTGCTATTGAGATGATTCACATAAGATTCATACCTACAGTACGCAGTATATGACAAAAGTTCATCCCTAGCATTTTAGCTTGAACTGAGTTGAGTTCTAACCTGAACAGGGCAGAGTCCATATAACAGGAGTTGCAGTGACCCTGAATTCCCTTCATACGGCCAACCAATCTCTTTGACACATCTTCTGATCTAACAGGTGGTACATTCTCCTGTTCCAAAGATGCTAATGCCTCATCATGATCTGTTACAGAGAAAAAAAGTGGGGCACACAGGTACTGTAAAATGCAACTGTTACAGATCTGCcttccactaggtggcaacatTATAATATTATTCATGACCACAATCTTCCAGTGCAGTCCTTATGAGAACTGAATAACACTCTATACTGGAACTCCACAAAATCCATGGACCACGATAACCAAGACAGGTCCTTACCAGAATGTCCATTAAACACTTTCTCCTTTGCACCAGAGAAACGGTCATCAGGCTGACAGGATGCCAGTTTCACAAATAATCCACATTTTGGAGGACAGGAGAAGTAgcgcttttttttaaatgttccatCATTCACTCCACAGGCATCctcctaaaagttttttttttttgtattagtgTAACACATGGTGACTGCACATATCATGATGCTTGtagtttcatttcattttcagaGCTGTGAAAGAGCTAAAGGGATTCCTGAAAGATCAGAACATGTGCTTATAATGACtgtatataatgataatatatgcCAATATAATGAATATACCAGTTCCAGTCCAGCACGCATCTCAGGGAAATCTGGGAGAAATCCAATCCAACGGACAGTTCCATAAGCAGGTCCTTTACCCAGAATCACCTGCACAAGGGAGCCAACAGTAATTTCTGCAGAATCAGTAACATTCCCCATCTCTGGGCCCTGAGAAGTGTCCATTTTTTCACATTCATCTGTTCTCAAAAAACAGCATAAGGACAAAGATTTATGAAATCAACATCAACTATACTGACAGGATTGAATTTATTGTCTTTACGAGTGCCCATGCCCAaataaagtgacagttcacccaaaaatctaaattctgtctattactcaccctcatggcattccaaaccaaacccgcatgactttttttctactgtggaacacaaaaggaggactTACAgtctgtcaatatttactttcattgcatctaaaaatctaaattctgtctattactcaccctcatggcattccAAACCAAACCTGCATGGCTTTCTTATTTACTTACATTGCAtctttctgtctaacatctctctttgagttctatggaagaaaggaagtcatacaggtttgggacgagatgagggtgagtaactgacaacagaattaaaatttttgggttaactaatgCTTTAACACTAATTTCCCCAATAACACAGAACAACACAGTGAGTGTATCCTGCATGAAAACCTGCAGTAACAGATGCTTATGTTACCTTTATTTAACAGCTCCTCTTTAATGACACAATCTAACGGAACTGTTATCTCTCCCCCCTGCTTCCCATCTTCATCCCTATCCTGAAAACAGACATACATTTATGTTgcgactttattttttattccaacaTTCAGGTGATATTCTTTCATCTCACCAATCCAGTTTGTGATTTTTGTAGGGATGCACCTATGTATCGGCTGCTGATATTTATTGGTCAATTATTGACAAAATTAAAACAATCTGCATATGGTTTAAAAGCATGATATGACGCTGATATGAAAAAAAcattggtttatttataattaattagtaaaacaCTTTGCGAAACTTTCattgcacaatccagaaataacaacagcctgtgtgggtgcctcatgccacccccccgcaagatgccgccctgggcaactgcccatgtcgcccatgcctaaatccgccactgagggaaaccatctaaaacactttgaaaccagcagactttgacttctgagaaaTTGGTCTATCAATTAATGCTgcacgattgactgaattaagactgaaattgCAATATGCAATTGCGATTACTaagcatgcattttaaaatatagtctgcattcagtgcttcagtcagcgCTGTGCAAGCAAGCGGCGCTCTCTAGCGGTCTAAACGGCATAATCCATTATgccactataatacagaatttaaaagggggttttgttcctttggttaaaactttttatttttccatggtgtggttgacatttccataGAATTGCacaacatatgcatagtatgaatttgtaataaTCTATTATAAACAGTACATACATGTGAAATGTGAGTTCTGttattttgaactgcaaaaactggAGTGCAAAAATGCTTTAGAAGTACAAAACAGAAAaatttcatatcaatcatcatgttgttatattttgttcttttttgtacTTTCTTTATCTTTTCATCttctcattttctttcattgcgGCTCCCTtgaaaattttggcctgtcatgtttCTAACAGATCCGATCCATGTTTAATTACAGTTATTTGTTTTTAGAACAGTAAAggagcttttgtacctctttgtacattttcctaagtaaaacagtgatctaatgacaaaataagataagtggcaaaatattggtatcaaTATAGGCCAATAGGATAggtttttttgtttaaatcagTATCGGCCAAATATTTTTcctatcggtgcatccctagatgTGTGCTTAGATCTAAGGAGAGTGTTTTAACTAAACTTGTCAATACCATAGCAAGCAGTCATGACTCACAGTGGATATGAGAACCATTTTTTTGTCGTTTATGTTCATAACCATGCCATGGTGGACATATTCACGttcatcaataaaggtcactctGTCTCCAACCATGAGTGGCTCAGTAGATGTCTTGGACAGGGGAACTAAAGGTTTAGGATCCATAGGTTTGACTCTTGTAAAAGGGGCAAAAATCCCTGAGTTTTTGGAACAATTGAAGTAGGTTTTGAAGTGGTAGGAGCCCTCATTCAGGCCTTTCCCTTTATCTTCACCCTGAGAAAGCAGAACATTTTGGACTGTCATATTAATCTTAAGAGGATTGTTTCTATTTCTTAATCTCCATTCTCTCTTCTACACAAGTACAAACACATTCTGATTTACACATACAAGCTACTCACCAGCAGTTCCACCCCAAAGAACACTCCTACTATAGGACATGAATGTTGAAAGTGAAAGGAAGGCGATGTGATACTGCCAATGTATCGAATCACACCTTTGAGCAACTGCCCATTATGTTCCACATATACCTGACTACCTTCAGACAGATCCAAAGCATTCTGTAAAGCCTCAGGGTCTTTCAGTGCTATTATTCGCTCCTCGTTGGTTTCAAGAGCCAGCAGTAATTCTGCTGACCTGCGGGTCAATGGGTGCAGAAGGCTTGCATTAAGGTGTGAATCTAACATTGAGCCCATACAAATTATAGGTACAATGTTTgtgtcatttctttttttcaatgcATCATATCGTTCCTTTGAAATGAAGCATATTTCACCAACATTTAGGTAGCCATGTGATGAGGGTGGTTTTGCATGTATAATGAAGTACTCGTTGTTGTCGGCTGAAGTCATTTCTCAAAACTGTCACTTGGAAAATTGAAGTACTATGCGGGGATGGGCCTAAAGCACTGGAATCTCCCTTTAATAGTTATTCACTTCCTCTGAGCATTGCATGTTTATCCGTAAGTTATTTAAATGTTTccaagtaaacaaaacaaaataacactGGTAGACAGGAAGAGTTGTGTAGACACTCTGTAATGATTAAACAGTCAATAGTTAGTAATATTATCCCATGATAGTTTATTGACAGTTTGACCTGTCAAACTATACGGCAGATACAGTTACAGTAGCTTAAGTTAACAACAACTCAGTAGCAACATTACAATCTCATTGTGAATTGCGCAAACATCTGACCTAACATATAGCACGCAGAGATTTCTACTTACCGTCAGTTGCTAGTTACTACTTTCGATTTCTGTTTCCCAAAACGAAATTGTCGTATAATGCAAATTTCCAAATAAGGAATAAAAGAATACACTTAAAGTTATATGTGATAAAGTTATTGTCAGACGTTAGTAATGCAGTTCTGGTGTGTTGAGGAAACTATTTTCCAGTAAAGACTAAAATTTCTTATTACCAGTCGTCGCTCCAAACCAAGATTGCCGTTTGGACGTTGAGGAAGTGCGACACGTTGGGGCGGAGCGACATATGTTGCTCCACCCCTAAATACCGAATAGCTCCTACAGAAGGGGCAGTtcaaacttgcaaacagtgaaacgaTTTAGGAGGAGGGGGTAACATGAGGATGTTGTCGTTGAGCGAGGTGAGAGAAACTGGTCGgtgtaaagtatatatatatatatatatatatatatatatatatatatatatatatatatatatatatatatatatatatattatttatttttttttttaatttattttattaacgcGATGTTCGAGAATCGAATGCAGCTTAATAGCTTGAGCATAGCTCAGTGTCATTCACAGCAAATATGAACCATACTGTCTTATCAGAGACAGAACGTAAGAAATAGGAGGAATATTGTAAGGGTTTCAATACATTGGCAGCTAGATTAATTGGATAAAACTCGCTCACAGgggcagaaggagagagagacagatacttTCTTTCTCCAACAGCAGCAAGAGGCATATTAGAAGATGCCCACTACAATGCAggccaaataaaataataaagttaatTTGTATTGCAGAATAAGTGCTAATAAAAAGTTATGGCAAAGTCATCACATGTGTCCCTCATTTaacttttaataaaatatgtatgtggGCCAGTATTTTGGTTCTTTAAAAATTTTAAAGCTGGAATTTCATTCTTATTCATTTATAATttgtttattgattcatatatatatatatatatatatacacacacacatacaacaaagaaaaacccaacacatatacaacgaatcaacatttaacccccactaatatcccttcccatatatatatatagaatgtacagtattgtactgtattgacattcaggctgtcggttgatagtcagttgttaagagagaacataatataataataataatataatttatgacagtccggtgtgagatataagagtaaggtaataaagtgcagtgctgatgtattttgatcgtgggagatcaagagttcaaaagtctgattgctcgggggaagaagctatcatggagtcggctggtgcgggtcctgatgctgcgataccgcctacctgatggtagcagtgagaacagcccatggctcgggtggctggagtctctgatgatcctccgagcttttttcacacaccgccttgtatatatttcctggagggagggaagctcacctctgatgatgtgtctggcagttcgcaccactctttgcagtgctttgcggttgtgggcggtgctattgccgtaccagacggagatacagccagtcaggatgctctccacagtgcaggtgtagaaccgtgtgaggatgtggcggttcattccaaacttcctcagccgtctcaggaagaagaggcgctgatgagccttcttcacaacaacttcagtgtggatggaccatgtgagttcctcagtgatgtggacacccaggaacttgaagctgaaggctttgcggatattcacccgtcggaaggatcgggttacatccactacagagacggagagtgaactaacctctgtagcttcagccgcgagagctctctccgcgagggcggtgttatttccctcgaaacgagcataaaaagtatttagctcatccggtagagaggcagcggtgttcatggcggagtttttattccctttaaagtccgtgatgatgttaattccctgccacatgcttctagagttggtggtgttaaactgtccttcaatcttgctcctgtactggcgttttgcggttctgatagtttttcggagggcataactggcttgtttatgctcctccacgttcccggaattaaaagcggaggtccgcacattaagtgccgcgcgaacatcgctattgaacaattcggatagattcgtacagttctggtcggaacaacgtcctctacgcacgttctgatgaaacacattacgctatcagcgtaaagctcgatgttgtcatcagaggcggaccggaacatctcccagtccgtgtgatcaaaacagtcttgtagcgtagaatctgattggtccgaccagcactggatcgttctgagggtgggtgcttcctgtttcaatttctgcctgtaagcgggcagaagcagaatggaagagtggtccgatttgccaaatggtgggcgggggagggatttgtagccatcccggaatggagagtagcaatggtccaaaacccggtcccctcgtgtgttgaaactaatgtgctggtgatattttggtgcgaatgattttaaactggctttattaaagtccctggtcacaatgaacatggcctcagggtgcacggtttcctgctcacttataatcccatacagttccttgagtgcccggtctgtgtcggcttgtggcgggatgtacacagcagtgataatgactgctgtgaattccctcggtagccagaatggtcgacacagaagcataagaaattccagatcaggagagcagaaagacttgatagaatgtacattcctctgatcacaccaggatttgttgatcataaaacatacaccaccacctctgcttttacctgagaggtctttctctctgtccgctcggtgcacggagaaccccacgggttcaatggctgagtctggaatctctgcagacatccaagtttctgttaggcagataatgcagcagtcccttgtatctcgttggaaagagatccacgctttcagctcacagagcttgttgtccagagactgaacatttgccagtagaatagtgggtagcgggg
It includes:
- the cyldl gene encoding ubiquitin carboxyl-terminal hydrolase CYLD isoform X2 is translated as MTSADNNEYFIIHAKPPSSHGYLNVGEICFISKERYDALKKRNDTNIVPIICMGSMLDSHLNASLLHPLTRRSAELLLALETNEERIIALKDPEALQNALDLSEGSQVYVEHNGQLLKGVIRYIGSITSPSFHFQHSCPIVGVFFGVELLGEDKGKGLNEGSYHFKTYFNCSKNSGIFAPFTRVKPMDPKPLVPLSKTSTEPLMVGDRVTFIDEREYVHHGMVMNINDKKMVLISTDRDEDGKQGGEITVPLDCVIKEELLNKDECEKMDTSQGPEMGNVTDSAEITVGSLVQVILGKGPAYGTVRWIGFLPDFPEMRAGLELEDACGVNDGTFKKKRYFSCPPKCGLFVKLASCQPDDRFSGAKEKVFNGHSDHDEALASLEQENVPPVRSEDVSKRLVGRMKGIQGHCNSCYMDSALFSLFSCSSVLDSLLFKSIQRADHPIQSTLLKDIVNPLRREGFVPERSVMKLRQLLQKRGHCPTYTTDEKDPEEFLSLIMQEVLSLDPPLKLRSQLGNKKDQGKVQSCYFYQIFMDYNHPLVLPTVQQLLEHSFHSNSLKLSEVPACLILTMPRSGKSFKMFPKIIPSTELDITSLLSDGPQQCVLCGQLANEECADCFRDQVFSDTGFKYFCVKCSAQVHSHQERRCHKPSSLHLPQGYTYSQSSGSDTRTPPREKLELFAVLCIETSHYVSFVKYGPQDTDWIFFDSMADRIGEKDGYNIPEVQACPEVGKYLHMPLAQLANQVPREMDGVAKRLFCDGYMYLYQSHSMSLYR
- the cyldl gene encoding ubiquitin carboxyl-terminal hydrolase CYLD isoform X1 — protein: MTSADNNEYFIIHAKPPSSHGYLNVGEICFISKERYDALKKRNDTNIVPIICMGSMLDSHLNASLLHPLTRRSAELLLALETNEERIIALKDPEALQNALDLSEGSQVYVEHNGQLLKGVIRYIGSITSPSFHFQHSCPIVGVFFGVELLGEDKGKGLNEGSYHFKTYFNCSKNSGIFAPFTRVKPMDPKPLVPLSKTSTEPLMVGDRVTFIDEREYVHHGMVMNINDKKMVLISTDRDEDGKQGGEITVPLDCVIKEELLNKVEKKSCGFGLECHEDECEKMDTSQGPEMGNVTDSAEITVGSLVQVILGKGPAYGTVRWIGFLPDFPEMRAGLELEDACGVNDGTFKKKRYFSCPPKCGLFVKLASCQPDDRFSGAKEKVFNGHSDHDEALASLEQENVPPVRSEDVSKRLVGRMKGIQGHCNSCYMDSALFSLFSCSSVLDSLLFKSIQRADHPIQSTLLKDIVNPLRREGFVPERSVMKLRQLLQKRGHCPTYTTDEKDPEEFLSLIMQEVLSLDPPLKLRSQLGNKKDQGKVQSCYFYQIFMDYNHPLVLPTVQQLLEHSFHSNSLKLSEVPACLILTMPRSGKSFKMFPKIIPSTELDITSLLSDGPQQCVLCGQLANEECADCFRDQVFSDTGFKYFCVKCSAQVHSHQERRCHKPSSLHLPQGYTYSQSSGSDTRTPPREKLELFAVLCIETSHYVSFVKYGPQDTDWIFFDSMADRIGEKDGYNIPEVQACPEVGKYLHMPLAQLANQVPREMDGVAKRLFCDGYMYLYQSHSMSLYR
- the cyldl gene encoding ubiquitin carboxyl-terminal hydrolase CYLD isoform X4, translated to MTSADNNEYFIIHAKPPSSHGYLNVGEICFISKERYDALKKRNDTNIVPIICMGSMLDSHLNASLLHPLTRRSAELLLALETNEERIIALKDPEALQNALDLSEGSQVYVEHNGQLLKGVIRYIGSITSPSFHFQHSCPIVGVFFGVELLGEDKGKGLNEGSYHFKTYFNCSKNSGIFAPFTRVKPMDPKPLVPLSKTSTEPLMVGDRVTFIDEREYVHHGMVMNINDKKMVLISTDRDEDGKQGGEITVPLDCVIKEELLNKVEKKSCGFGLECHEDECEKMDTSQGPEMGNVTDSAEITVGSLVQVILGKGPAYGTVRWIGFLPDFPEMRAGLELEDACGVNDGTFKKKRYFSCPPKCGLFVKLASCQPDDRFSGAKEKVFNGHSDHDEALASLEQENVPPVRSEDVSKRLVGRMKGIQGHCNSCYMDSALFSLFSCSSVLDSLLFKSIQRADHPIQSTLLKDIVNPLRREGFVPERSVMKLRQLLQKRGHCPTYTTDEKDPEEFLSLIMQEVLSLDPPLKLRSQLGNKKDQGKVQSCYFYQIFMDYNHPLVLPTVQQLLEHSFHSNSLKLSEVPACLILTMPRSGKSFKMFPKIIPSTELDITSLLSDGPQQCVLCGQLANEECADCFRDQVFSDTGFKYFCVKCSAQVHSHQERRCHKPSSLHLPQGYTYSQSSGSDTRTPPREKLELFAVLCIETSHYVSFVKYGPQDTDWIFFDSMADRIGEKDGYNIPEVQACPEVGKYLHMPLAQLANQHPINNR
- the cyldl gene encoding ubiquitin carboxyl-terminal hydrolase CYLD isoform X3; this encodes MTSADNNEYFIIHAKPPSSHGYLNVGEICFISKERYDALKKRNDTNIVPIICMGSMLDSHLNASLLHPLTRRSAELLLALETNEERIIALKDPEALQNALDLSEGSQVYVEHNGQLLKGVIRYIGSITSPSFHFQHSCPIVGVFFGVELLGEDKGKGLNEGSYHFKTYFNCSKNSGIFAPFTRVKPMDPKPLVPLSKTSTEPLMVGDRVTFIDEREYVHHGMVMNINDKKMVLISTDRDEDGKQGGEITVPLDCVIKEELLNKVEKKSCGFGLECHEDECEKMDTSQGPEMGNVTDSAEITVGSLVQVILGKGPAYGTVRWIGFLPDFPEMRAGLELEDACGVNDGTFKKKRYFSCPPKCGLFVKLASCQPDDRFSGAKEKVFNGHSDHDEALASLEQENVPPVRSEDVSKRLVGRMKGIQGHCNSCYMDSALFSLFSCSSVLDSLLFKSIQRADHPIQSTLLKDIVNPLRREGFVPERSVMKLRQLLQKRGHCPTYTTDEKDPEEFLSLIMQEVLSLDPPLKLRSQLGNKKDQGKVQSCYFYQIFMDYNHPLVLPTVQQLLEHSFHSNSLKLSEVPACLILTMPRSGKSFKMFPKIIPSTELDITSLLSDGPQQCVLCGQLANEECADCFRDQVFSDTGFKYFCVKCSAQVHSHQERRCHKPSSLHLPQGYTYSQSSGSDTRTPPREKLELFAVLCIETSHYVSFVKYGPQDTDWIFFDSMADRIGEKDGYNIPEVQACPEVGKYLHMPLAQLANQCRPTEVWTLQDS